A single region of the Lycium barbarum isolate Lr01 chromosome 2, ASM1917538v2, whole genome shotgun sequence genome encodes:
- the LOC132626733 gene encoding prefoldin subunit 3-like isoform X2, with product MEMASSSGATERRGIPGASFVEDVQSYLNQSSLDVNSALSFLQERLQQYRVVEMKLLAQQRDLQAKIPDIQKCLAIVATLQAKKDSGELDIFSLEDNKRDSLIWAANNDGIFTVSSCYNLLQNSKALSIRLAMESNMEIKSTYYSSLLVGLQQGKLV from the exons ATGGAAATGGCGTCATCGAGTGGGGCAACGGAGAGAAGGGGAATACCAGGAGCATCATTTGTAGAAGATGTTCAGTCTTACCTCAATCAGTCTTCTCTCGATGTCAACTCTGCTCTTTCCTTTCTCCAAGAAAG ACTTCAGCAGTACAGAGTGGTTGAAATGAAACTTCTAGCTCAGCAGAGGGATCTTCAG GCAAAGATTCCTGATATACAGAAATGCTTGGCCATAGTTGCTACTTTGCAAGCTAAGAAGGACAGTGGTGAG TTGGACATTTTCAGTTTGGAAGATAACAAGAGAGACTCTTTAATCTGGGCAGCAAACAATGATGGTATCTTCACAGTTAGTAGTTGTTACAATCTGCTTCAAAACAGCAAGGCTCTATCAATCAGATTGGCCATGGAAAGCAATATGGAAATCAAGAGCACCTATTATAGTAGCCTTTTGGTTGGATTGCAGCAAGGGAAGCTTGTTTAA
- the LOC132626733 gene encoding prefoldin subunit 3-like isoform X1, with amino-acid sequence MEMASSSGATERRGIPGASFVEDVQSYLNQSSLDVNSALSFLQERLQQYRVVEMKLLAQQRDLQAKIPDIQKCLAIVATLQAKKDSGEALIADFEVSEGIYSRARIEESDSVCLWLGANVMLEYSCEEATTLLKKNLENAKASLEVLVTDLQFLRDQVTITQVTIARVYNWDVHQRKVRQAASPKES; translated from the exons ATGGAAATGGCGTCATCGAGTGGGGCAACGGAGAGAAGGGGAATACCAGGAGCATCATTTGTAGAAGATGTTCAGTCTTACCTCAATCAGTCTTCTCTCGATGTCAACTCTGCTCTTTCCTTTCTCCAAGAAAG ACTTCAGCAGTACAGAGTGGTTGAAATGAAACTTCTAGCTCAGCAGAGGGATCTTCAG GCAAAGATTCCTGATATACAGAAATGCTTGGCCATAGTTGCTACTTTGCAAGCTAAGAAGGACAGTGGTGAG GCACTCATTGCTGATTTTGAAGTGTCAGAAGGGATTTATTCTCGGGCAAGAATTGAAGAGTCTGATTCGGTGTGTCTATGGCTTGGGGCAAATGTCATGCTGGAGTATTCATGTGAAGAG GCTACGACCCTCCTTAAGAAAAACTTGGAAAATGCAAAAGCCAGCTTAGAAGTTCTTGTCACCGATCTACAATTTTTGAGGGATCAAGTGACAATCACTCAG GTCACGATTGCTCGAGTATACAACTGGGACGTGCATCAACGTAAGGTTCGACAAGCTGCCAGTCCAAAAGAATCATGA